In Verrucomicrobiota bacterium, a genomic segment contains:
- a CDS encoding 4Fe-4S dicluster domain-containing protein — MLGTGIVKGMVETARNLVGSYTDPDRFVTVEYPEQRLPMKENARQFPFLVHDGDDPMLGLRCVACQICEKECPPQCIYIVKDTVKKPDYIGKLQFQPKIFDIDISVCMSCQICVEVCPFEAIKMDQDFEWSRSDRFEGLLLHKTDLAKSNAHYNKIHPAEAAEVDRKLAEDKVKAEAKAKADAEAKAKAAEAKAKAAAAAPAATAVPAAKPSDVPPPAPPAAAPAAKPQAQPSVPSRPPTPAAPDAPKP; from the coding sequence ATGCTAGGAACCGGCATCGTCAAAGGCATGGTCGAAACGGCACGCAACCTCGTCGGCAGTTACACCGACCCGGATCGCTTCGTGACCGTGGAATATCCGGAACAGCGCCTTCCCATGAAGGAAAACGCGCGTCAGTTCCCGTTTCTGGTCCATGACGGTGACGACCCGATGCTCGGCCTGCGCTGCGTCGCCTGCCAGATCTGCGAGAAGGAATGTCCGCCCCAGTGCATTTACATCGTCAAGGACACCGTCAAAAAACCGGACTACATCGGCAAGCTCCAGTTCCAGCCCAAGATTTTCGACATCGACATCTCGGTCTGCATGAGCTGCCAGATTTGCGTGGAAGTTTGCCCGTTCGAGGCCATCAAGATGGACCAGGACTTCGAATGGAGCCGCTCCGATCGATTCGAGGGACTCCTCCTCCACAAGACCGACCTCGCAAAATCCAACGCCCATTACAATAAGATCCACCCCGCAGAAGCCGCCGAGGTGGACCGCAAACTTGCGGAGGACAAGGTGAAGGCGGAGGCCAAAGCCAAAGCGGATGCCGAGGCCAAGGCGAAAGCAGCGGAAGCCAAAGCGAAAGCCGCCGCCGCCGCGCCAGCCGCGACCGCGGTTCCCGCCGCCAAGCCTTCGGATGTTCCGCCACCCGCGCCACCCGCCGCGGCTCCTGCCGCCAAGCCTCAGGCTCAACCCTCGGTTCCGTCCAGACCGCCGACACCGGCCGCCCCGGACGCCCCCAAGCCCTGA
- a CDS encoding NADH-quinone oxidoreductase subunit C: protein MESLEEIKARVEASVTGAAVEIVPNDAPCQQRSLRVGREKAREVAEFLRDDPRLRLDYASNATGVDWPDTVTKQKVKVKKQINGVEQEVEETLEERKPGCLEAVYHLYSMALKQGPVILRVRTADRMQGVHLPSLTPVWRGAEFQEREIYDLYGIVFDGHPDLRRLLMWEGYRHHPMRKDFVEPDDYEYEPTPHDEVLEKAKAHYPADGGTQGGTA from the coding sequence ATGGAATCGCTGGAAGAGATCAAGGCTCGCGTCGAAGCCTCCGTCACCGGAGCCGCGGTCGAGATCGTGCCGAACGATGCCCCCTGCCAGCAGCGTTCTTTGCGGGTGGGACGCGAGAAAGCCCGGGAAGTGGCCGAATTCCTGCGTGACGATCCCCGACTGCGGCTCGATTACGCCTCGAACGCGACGGGAGTGGATTGGCCCGACACGGTGACCAAGCAGAAGGTCAAAGTGAAGAAGCAGATCAACGGTGTGGAACAAGAGGTCGAGGAGACCCTCGAAGAACGCAAGCCGGGTTGCCTTGAGGCGGTCTATCACCTTTATTCCATGGCCTTGAAGCAAGGCCCCGTGATCCTGCGCGTTCGCACGGCGGATCGAATGCAAGGAGTGCATCTCCCATCCCTGACCCCGGTGTGGAGGGGTGCCGAGTTTCAAGAGAGGGAGATTTACGACCTTTACGGCATTGTCTTCGACGGACATCCGGACTTGCGGCGGCTGCTCATGTGGGAGGGTTACCGGCATCATCCGATGCGCAAGGATTTCGTCGAGCCCGACGACTACGAATACGAACCCACGCCCCACGATGAGGTGCTCGAAAAGGCCAAAGCGCATTATCCCGCCGACGGGGGCACTCAGGGAGGCACCGCGTGA
- a CDS encoding NADH-quinone oxidoreductase subunit D: MGPQHPSTHGVFRMDVVLDGERIVKLKPVFGYLHRNHEKIAEATTYLGSMPYTDRLDYFCSITNNWAYALAVEKLAGLNVPERAEYIRIITAELTRLLNHTCLLGFLAQDMGALGTPLMYAFREREKILDLFEALTGARMMCNYMRFGGCRVDLPPGWIEQAARVVDGYPRFLEEFERLLTGNEILMARTQGVGILPAALAVNASITGPMLRASGVDYDLRKTDPYGIYGRFPFRVPLGAQGDVYDRLMIRLLEMGESIKILKQAIQELPGGPIVDPKAKLRAFKPKAGEAYGRIEAPKGELGFYLISDGSANPYRYRVRPPSLINLTILEDMCLGHTIADVVVILGSVDIVLGEVDR; encoded by the coding sequence ATGGGACCGCAGCATCCGTCCACCCATGGCGTGTTTCGCATGGACGTGGTGCTGGACGGGGAACGCATCGTCAAACTGAAGCCGGTGTTCGGCTATCTCCATCGCAACCACGAAAAAATCGCGGAAGCCACGACCTATTTGGGGTCGATGCCTTACACCGACCGGCTCGACTATTTCTGCTCGATCACGAACAACTGGGCTTACGCGCTGGCGGTGGAAAAACTGGCCGGCTTGAACGTGCCCGAGCGCGCCGAATACATCCGCATCATCACCGCGGAATTGACCCGGCTCCTGAATCACACTTGCCTGCTCGGTTTCCTGGCGCAGGACATGGGCGCCCTCGGCACTCCGCTCATGTACGCCTTCCGCGAGCGGGAGAAAATTCTCGACCTGTTCGAAGCCCTCACCGGCGCGCGCATGATGTGCAACTACATGCGTTTCGGCGGTTGCCGGGTGGACCTGCCCCCGGGCTGGATCGAACAAGCGGCTCGGGTGGTCGATGGCTATCCCCGATTCCTTGAAGAGTTCGAGCGGTTGCTGACCGGGAACGAGATTCTCATGGCCCGCACGCAAGGCGTCGGCATCCTGCCCGCCGCCCTGGCGGTCAACGCCAGCATCACGGGGCCCATGCTGCGCGCCTCGGGCGTCGATTATGACCTTCGCAAAACGGATCCATACGGAATTTACGGGCGGTTCCCATTCCGCGTGCCTCTGGGCGCGCAGGGCGACGTGTATGACCGCCTCATGATCCGGCTGCTGGAAATGGGCGAATCGATCAAGATCCTCAAACAGGCCATCCAAGAGCTCCCGGGCGGCCCGATTGTCGATCCGAAGGCGAAACTTCGCGCCTTCAAACCCAAGGCGGGCGAGGCTTATGGACGCATCGAGGCGCCGAAGGGCGAGCTCGGTTTTTATCTCATCAGCGACGGCTCGGCCAATCCCTACCGTTATCGCGTTCGCCCGCCCAGCCTCATCAACCTGACCATCCTCGAGGACATGTGCCTGGGCCATACCATCGCCGATGTCGTGGTGATCTTGGGCAGCGTGGACATCGTGCTCGGGGAAGTGGATCGATGA
- a CDS encoding NADH-quinone oxidoreductase subunit A: MTGSYSTNEFLAVLLLVAILFPIGPLLAAWSWAKFMCPAKPGPHKNAIYECGLESKGDAWVQFRSEYYLYALIFLVFDVETLFLLPFAAAFKGLPLGAFAAMLFFLLLLVEGLVWAWRKGLLAWK; this comes from the coding sequence ATGACAGGTTCCTATTCTACCAACGAATTTCTGGCCGTCCTGCTGTTGGTTGCGATCCTCTTCCCGATCGGCCCCCTCTTGGCGGCCTGGTCGTGGGCGAAGTTCATGTGCCCCGCCAAACCGGGTCCGCACAAAAATGCCATCTACGAATGCGGCCTGGAGTCGAAGGGAGACGCCTGGGTGCAGTTTCGTTCCGAGTATTACCTTTACGCTTTGATTTTCCTGGTTTTCGACGTGGAGACTCTTTTTCTGCTGCCTTTCGCCGCCGCCTTCAAAGGACTTCCTCTGGGCGCGTTTGCCGCCATGCTTTTCTTTCTGTTGCTGTTGGTTGAAGGACTGGTCTGGGCATGGAGAAAGGGGTTGCTGGCCTGGAAATAG
- the nuoH gene encoding NADH-quinone oxidoreductase subunit NuoH, whose product MEALDQIWVTLKHSALGVLPAALRGWASILLSIGPLVGAFAGLFALTTLVERKLLGRIQNRPGPNRVGPFGILQPAADGLKAVFKENVVPRAADRLVYTLAPVVMVIPAILALAVIPVGRNMTALDLDAGVLYFFAVGAGAELAVFMAGWASRNKYALLGAMRALAQMISYELPLILSTIPVLMLTGTLSPSKIVEAQNAYSFGLAQWHVFTPWGFAAFWLFLIAGMAEANRSPFDIPEGESEIVAGHLIEYSGFKFALFFLGEYLGLFAMTSLAITLFLGGWTAPVSFLAWIPSWMWFFAKLTVLMLFFIWVRGTVPRLRIDQLMNFAWKLMLPLSLINIVNAGLWHHLGSGPLRWLVSATLVVAPYFLLGQGLAARARWAPRTYRWVE is encoded by the coding sequence ATGGAAGCGTTGGATCAAATTTGGGTCACCCTGAAGCACAGCGCGCTGGGCGTGCTTCCCGCCGCGTTGCGCGGCTGGGCGTCGATCCTGTTATCCATTGGACCGCTGGTTGGGGCTTTTGCCGGTTTGTTTGCGCTCACTACGCTCGTCGAGCGAAAACTGCTCGGACGCATCCAGAATCGTCCGGGACCGAACCGTGTCGGCCCGTTCGGCATTCTCCAACCCGCCGCGGACGGGCTGAAAGCCGTGTTCAAGGAGAACGTGGTGCCCCGAGCCGCGGACCGCCTCGTCTACACCCTCGCGCCGGTGGTGATGGTGATCCCGGCCATTCTCGCGCTGGCGGTGATCCCGGTCGGCCGCAACATGACCGCTCTGGATCTGGATGCGGGAGTCCTTTATTTCTTCGCGGTGGGGGCGGGCGCCGAGTTGGCCGTGTTCATGGCCGGCTGGGCGAGCCGGAACAAGTACGCGTTGTTGGGCGCGATGCGCGCGCTGGCGCAAATGATCAGCTACGAACTGCCGCTCATTCTTTCCACGATCCCGGTGCTGATGCTCACCGGCACGTTGTCGCCCTCGAAGATCGTGGAAGCTCAAAACGCCTATTCCTTCGGGCTGGCGCAATGGCATGTGTTCACCCCGTGGGGCTTCGCCGCCTTCTGGCTGTTTCTCATCGCCGGCATGGCGGAGGCAAACCGCTCCCCGTTCGACATTCCCGAAGGCGAATCCGAAATCGTCGCGGGCCATTTGATCGAGTACAGTGGATTCAAGTTCGCTTTGTTTTTCCTCGGCGAGTATCTCGGACTTTTCGCCATGACCTCGCTGGCCATCACGCTTTTCCTCGGGGGGTGGACGGCGCCGGTGTCGTTCCTGGCGTGGATTCCATCCTGGATGTGGTTCTTCGCCAAATTGACGGTGCTGATGCTGTTTTTCATCTGGGTGCGCGGCACCGTTCCCCGGCTGCGGATTGATCAATTGATGAATTTTGCCTGGAAACTCATGCTTCCCCTTTCCTTGATCAACATCGTCAACGCCGGCCTTTGGCATCACCTCGGATCCGGCCCTCTGCGCTGGCTGGTGTCCGCCACTCTGGTCGTGGCCCCCTACTTCCTGCTGGGCCAGGGCCTGGCCGCGCGGGCGCGCTGGGCGCCCCGAACCTACCGCTGGGTCGAATGA
- a CDS encoding NADH-quinone oxidoreductase subunit B — MIDEGLRNELSKQGVVVTGFQDLYNWGRKNSLWPMQFGLACCAIEMIATAMARFDLSRFGSEVFRNSPRQSDLMIVAGTVTKKMAPQVVRLYNQMSEPKYVIAMGACAISGGPFKQGYNVLKGIDRFIPVDVHIPGCPPRPEALLHALITLQEKISKETFTGPGRPRHLDPNAPSEFPIPVCGPDDLTPPSNPEVWRPPTMVRED; from the coding sequence ATGATCGACGAGGGACTTCGCAACGAGCTCAGCAAGCAAGGGGTGGTTGTCACCGGGTTCCAGGACCTCTACAACTGGGGCCGCAAGAATTCCCTTTGGCCCATGCAGTTCGGCCTAGCCTGCTGCGCGATTGAAATGATCGCCACCGCCATGGCCCGCTTCGATCTCTCCCGCTTCGGTTCGGAGGTCTTTCGCAATTCCCCACGGCAATCGGATCTGATGATTGTCGCCGGCACGGTGACCAAGAAAATGGCCCCCCAAGTGGTTCGACTCTACAATCAGATGTCCGAACCGAAATATGTCATCGCCATGGGCGCCTGCGCGATCTCCGGAGGCCCCTTCAAGCAGGGATACAACGTCTTGAAAGGCATTGACCGCTTCATCCCCGTGGATGTGCACATCCCCGGGTGCCCGCCCCGTCCCGAGGCGCTGCTTCACGCGCTCATCACCCTTCAAGAGAAAATCTCGAAAGAGACCTTCACGGGCCCCGGTCGCCCCCGCCATTTGGACCCCAACGCCCCGAGTGAATTCCCGATTCCGGTCTGCGGACCGGACGACCTGACTCCCCCGAGCAATCCCGAGGTGTGGCGTCCGCCCACCATGGTCCGGGAGGATTGA